A region from the Lolium perenne isolate Kyuss_39 chromosome 4, Kyuss_2.0, whole genome shotgun sequence genome encodes:
- the LOC127297685 gene encoding uncharacterized protein yields MLLTTIHGYYLQALARLPKDKLRSRYHHSLLLAGHCYGPLDPVSNIILNTLWYSHAYPLTLEKNVEVEAISTKPLLRIAVRSLYGLVSFLCTSYPALTPGEALRRLHVAAADLRVAQGDPTLLDNHSGAPPVPVEEAYAAAAKAAYHPKPHQQAEFLGPSNTVLSAFSQVLQLDDPGKIHQLLLSVVTSSSVIAQETKNINVLSPWDYSFVMGIVGDFWDNHSRAVRMVKSAIDMYSQQHGVPKYELHVICGVNEYVDAPVLVTPFENMYRCSHINFLATQTAGTRPVLFFAECRNDGSGVGLCCTVAVPLPGAEQVRCLYCECMGSRIVHPAVKEERFRGRTTEFEKMLGGDEVYSQGYRNNDIISGSHEETLWVDYLEEDQIYGDYVCDHSKVEEKFPRDLF; encoded by the exons ATGCTTCTCACCACCATCCATGGATACTACCTGCAGGCTCTTGCCAGGCTGCCCAAGGACAAGCTGCGCTCGCGCTACCACCACAGTCTGCTCCTCGCCGGCCACTGCTACGGACCGCTCGACCCCGTCTCCAACATCATCCTTAATACCCTCTGGTACAGCCACGCCTACCCTCTAACGCTAGAGAAAAACGTCGAGGTCGAGGCCATCAGCACCAAACCCCTGCTGCGGATCGCAGTCCGGTCTCTATATGGCCTCGTCTCCTTCCTTTGCACCAGCTACCCTGCCCTCACGCCGGGTGAAGCCCTCCGCCGACTGCACGTGGCTGCGGCCGATCTCCGGGTTGCTCAGGGTGATCCAACCCTGCTTGACAACCATTCGGGAGCACCACCGGTACCTGTCGAAGAAGCCTACGCGGCTGCAGCCAAGGCCGCATACCACCCCAAGCCGCATCAGCAGGCAGAGTTCCTCGGACCATCAAATACCGTGTTGTCCGCCTTCTCGCAAGTCCTCCAGCTTGATGATCCGGGGAAGATCCACCAATTATTGTTGTCTGTTGTTACGAGCAGCAGCGTAATAGCACAAGAAACAAAAAACATCAACGTGTTAAGCCCCTGGGATTACTCTTTTGTCATGGGAATTGTAGGTGACTTCTGGGACAACCACAGCAGAGCCGTGAGAATGGTGAAATCTGCAATCGATATGTACAGCCAGCAGCACGGG GTACCAAAATACGAGCTCCATGTTATCTGCGGTGTCAATGAGTATGTGGATGCCCCTGTCCTGGTGACGCCATTTGAAAACATGTACCGTTGCTCCCACATCAACTTCCTCGCAACCCAAACAGCAGGCACACGTCCAGTGCTCTTCTTCGCTGAGTGCCGCAACGACGGCTCTGGGGTAGGGTTGTGCTGTACTGTGGCTGTGCCACTTCCAGGCGCTG AGCAAGTCCGTTGCCTTTACTGCGAGTGCATGGGGAGCAGGATTGTGCACCCGGCGGTAAAGGAGGAGAGATTCCGTGGGCGTACCACAGAGTTTGAGAAAATGTTGGGCGGAGATGAAGTATATTCACAAGGGTACCGCAACAATGACATCATCTCTGGTAGCCATGAAGAAACCTTGTGGGTGGATTATCTAGAGGAGGACCAGATATACGGCGATTACGTCTGCGACCATAGTAAAGTCGAAGAGAAGTTCCCAAGGGACTTATTTTAA